In Pelmatolapia mariae isolate MD_Pm_ZW linkage group LG8, Pm_UMD_F_2, whole genome shotgun sequence, one genomic interval encodes:
- the mrtfab gene encoding myocardin related transcription factor Ab isoform X2 — protein sequence MIMLDTNHCLSFEPSSLDSPPMGDDMEKAGLKMDQDRLVYHSLKEVLQLKLQQRRTREELVSQGIMPPLKSPAAFHEQRRSLERARTEDYLKRKIRSRPERSELVRMHILEETSAEPSLQAKQLQLKRARLADDLNDKISHRPGPIELVHKNILSVNCHLQHSLLDSPKGNGGESSSLDEDSSDALSPDQLTNQDSPLSAVPQVSPSDVLTQNGDLSPTQFLTQPPAPPPPPPPPPPPLLNGSASSPLPKITNGTTVTSGSSRHSAGQVKAKTSSDRPPQRPKKAKDSKPKVKKLKYHQYIPPDQKADKERPPQMDSSYAKLLQQQQLFLQLQILSQQQQHYNYHTILPAPPKPQTEQPPTTNSGPSPSRTAHTTTTTASSSQTGTARHSQTAVGGAKPATLPANLDEFKVAELKQELKLRGLTVSGTKNDLIERLRNYQEQNGGTATVSKNGILQSGLQGTTSAASTTTSSLTTTSTSDHQSVEGGFKLSLSSLAQAVPGRVMRFGSTSSSPPVSPTPSERSLAGMSPDETSCNGDMFGEMVSSPLTQLTLHPSPQHPANVSPLAVKDEIQSSCSLSRSSPAFVQTPEPGAAMDTSSMDKDQMLQEKDKQIEELTRMLRQKQRLVETLRSQLEQGKMAGGIVVKREGSDKSKTSPEVKLQTLIKASAIQPPTLPNGIVLKVKKEVEPEEGMEGVTEEALSKKQVPTMQCSQETLLRLQQIQRMQLQQSDQQKQQPQPKQQQSQAQLTKAAEPKPNTQKQQHQKKEAQLLIHQQQQLQQLIFQQTQQKHLQAQQKITQQKLAQQKQVQQNQLKQTQGQQQAQQKNQVQLKQVQLQIQNQTVTSQKPALSQTQQRKQLKAQQRQQQKQQTSAATTQQVTPVIIKQQNGTPVHTQAISLDLLKANGTPTLVTDTNGNHYLIALTSHTTDGQNGVSSLAKTNGRITLQRLNSTPSKLPSTDSQSKGQAEAEPVSQPSKKGQKAGLHLDAKGDPQPSQPVTAPPNLQPFFDDISDNESQNNLMSSLKRQEVCPPYDRHTLFTPPSPKPNTSLPSQRSRPENGLNSQQMDDLFDILLKSGEIPGFKANPDPSLPPLHSDPPSPSTAPTPLHLSPPTPTEAFISPEPSVGEPCSGSGRLEDFLESTTGTPLLGIESDGGLALIDDLHSQMLSTPSILDHPPSPMDTSDLGFSPHSAGLDFGDPNLDSMDWLDMVGSASGGSEGNRGERGGGDGGTSLAPLAPHTPQSVFSADFLDNTDLQLHW from the exons ATGATAATGCTGGACACCAACCATTGCCTGTCCTTTGAACCCTCCTCCCTGGACTCTCCTCCAATGGGAGATGACATGGAGAAGGCAGGACTGAAGATGGATCAGGACAGACTTGTCTATCACAGCTTGAAAGAAG TCCTCCAGCTCAAACTTCAGCAGAGACGCACACGAGAGGAGCTGGTCAGCCAGGGGATCATGCCAC CACTGAAGAGCCCAGCAGCCTTTCACGAACAGCGGAGGAGTCTGGAGCGAGCAAGG ACTGAGGACTACCTAAAGAGGAAGATCCGGAGTCGTCCTGAGCGCTCCGAGCTGGTCAGGATGCACATTCTGGAGG AGACGTCGGCAGAGCCGTCTCTGCAGGCTAAGCAGCTGCAGCTGAAGAGAGCACGACTGGCCGACGACCTCAATGACAAAATCTCTCACAGACCGGGTCCCATCGAGCTGGTCCACAAGAACATCCTGTCTGTTAACTGCCATCTGCAGCACTCACTCCTAG ATTCTCCAAAGGGAAACGGAGGAGAGAGCTCATCTTTGGACGAAGACAGCAGTGATGCTCTGTCACCTGACCAGCTAACCAATCAGGACTCTCCCCTGAGCGCTGTCCCTCAGGTCTCCCCCTCAGACGTGCTCACCCAGAATGGAGACCTCTCCCCCACGCAG TTTCTCACACAGCCTCCtgctccacctccaccaccacctccgCCGCCCCCTCCCTTGTTGAATGGGTCCGCTTCGTCCCCTCTACCTAAAATTACAAACGGGACAACGGTGACCTCTGGATCCTCCCGCCATTCTGCTGGACAGGTCAAG GCCAAGACGAGTTCAGACCGCCCTCCACAGAGACCTAAGAAAGCAAAGGACAGCAaaccaaag gtgaagaagctgaagtACCATCAGTACATCCCCCCCGACCAGAAGGCTGACAAGGAGCGTCCGCCTCAGATGGATTCGTCTTATGCGAAGctgctccagcagcagcagctcttccTGCAGCTGCAGATTctcagtcagcagcagcagcactacaACTACCACACCATCCTGCCCGCCCCTCCCAA GCCACAAACGGAGCAGCCTCCCACAACCAACTCTGGCCCTTCCCCCTCCCGTACCGCTCacacaacaaccaccacagcttCCTCGAGTCAAACGGGGACGGCCCGTCACAGCCAAACCGCAGTGGGAGGAGCCAAACCAGCTACTCTGCCAGCCAACCTGGATGAGTTCAAA GTTGCTGAGCTGAAACAAGAACTGAAATTGCGGGGTTTGACCGTCTCAGGCACCAAGAATGACCTAATTGAGAGGCTCCGTAACTACCAAGAACAAAATGGGGGAACCGCAACTGTTTCAAAGAATGGCATTTTGCAGTCCGGCTTGCAGGGCACGACCTCAGCTGCTAGCACCACCACATCTTCTCTCACCACAACTTCCACCTCTGACCACCAGTCAGTAGAGGGTGGGTTTAAGTTGTCTCTGTCCTCACTGGCTCAGGCAGTTCCAGGGCGGGTGATGCGGTTTGGCAGCACCAGCTCGAGCCCTCCGGTGTCGCCGACTCCGTCAGAGAGGTCGTTAGCTGGAATGAGTCCAGATGAGACCAGCTGCAATGGAGACATGTTTGGAGAAATG GTGAGCTCTCCGCTGACCCAGCTCACCTTGCACCCCTCTCCTCAGCACCCAGCAAATGTCTCTCCACTCGCAGTCAAAGATGAGATCCAGAGCTCTTGCAGTCTGTCCAGGTCCTCACCTGCATTTGTCCAAACCCCCGAGCCTGGAGCAGCCATGGACACGTCATCTATGGATAAAGACCAGATGCTCCAGGAGAAGGATAAACAGATCGAGGAGCTCACCAGGATGCTGAGGCAAAAGCAGAGGCTGGTGGAGACTCTCAGGTCCCAGCTGGAGCAAGGCAAGATGGCAGGTGGGATAGTGGTCAAGAGGGAAGGAAGCGATAAGAGCAAAACATCCCCAGAGGTTAAGCTCCAAACTCTAATAAAAGCCTCAGCCATTCAGCCCCCTACGCTCCCTAATGGCATCGTGTTGAAGGTCAAAAAGGAGGTAGAGCCAGAGGAAGGAATGGAGGGAGTAACAGAGGAAGCTCTGTCAAAGAAGCAGGTCCCGACGATGCAGTGCTCCCAGGAGACTCTGCTCAGGCTGCAGCAGATTCAGCGGATGCAGCTCCAACAGTCTGatcaacaaaaacagcaaccaCAACCAAAACAGCAACAAAGTCAGGCGCAGCTGACGAAGGCCGCAGAACCCAAACCGAATactcaaaaacagcagcaccaaAAGAAAGAGGCTCAACTCCTgatccaccagcagcagcagctgcagcagctcatCTTCCAGCAGACCCAACAGAAACACCTCCAGGCTCAGCAGAAGATAACGCAGCAGAAACTGGCCCAGCAGAAGCAAGTACAGCAAAACCAGCTCAAGCAAACCCAAGGGCAGCAGCAGGCTCAGCAGAAGAACCAGGTTCAGCTAAAGCAGGTTCAGCTGCAGATCCAAAACCAGACGGTGACAAGTCAGAAACCcgcactgagccaaactcagcagaggaagcagctgaaagctcagcagaggcagcagcagaaacagcagaCATCAGCAGCCACAACACAACAG GTGACTCCAGTCATCATCAAGCAACAGAATGGCACACCAGTGCACACTCAAGCCATCTCATTAGACCTCCTTAAGGCCAATGGCACACCTACACTGGTGACAGACACCAACGGGAACCACTACCTAATCGCTCTCACCAGTCACACCACAGATGGACAGAATGGAGTGTCCTCATTGGCCAAAACCAATGGACGGATCACACTGCAG AGATTGAATTCGACTCCAAGTAAACTGCCCAGCACCGACAGCCAATCAAAAGGTCAGGCAGAGGCGGAGCCTGTGAGCCAACCAAGCAAAAAG GGACAAAAAGCGGGGCTGCACTTAGACGCCAAAGGTGATCCACAACCCAGCCAGCCCGTCACCGCTCCACCCAACCTGCAGCCTTTCTTTGACGACATTTCAGACAATGAAAGCCAAAACAACTTAATGTCATCTCTCAAG AGACAGGAGGTGTGTCCGCCTTACGACCGACACACACTGTTCACCCCTCCCTCTCCTAAACCCAACACCTCCCTTCCTTCTCAGCGCTCCAGA CCAGAGAATGGCCTGAACAGCCAGCAGATGGACGACCTATTTGACATCCTGCTCAAAAGTGGAG AAATCCCCGGCTTCAAGGCCAACCCGGACCCTTCCCTCCCCCCTCTCCACTCTGACCCACCTTCTCCATCCACTGCCCCAACCCCCCTCCACCTGTCTCCTCCCACCCCCACAGAGGCCTTCATCTCCCCGGAGCCTTCGGTGGGAGAGCCCTGCTCAGGCAGCGGGCGTCTGGAGGACTTCTTGGAGAGCACGACGGGCACCCCACTGCTGGGCATAGAGTCCGACGGCGGCCTGGCGCTGATCGATGACCTCCACAGCCAGATGTTGAGCACGCCCAGCATCCTGGaccaccccccctcccccatgGACACATCTGACCTGGGCTTCTCCCCGCATTCTGCGGGGCTGGACTTTGGCGACCCCAACCTGGATAGCATGGACTGGTTGGACATGGTAGGGAGCGCAAGTGGAGGTAGCGAGGGCAAtagaggagagcgaggaggtgGAGACGGAGGGACGAGTTTAGCTCCGTTGGCGCCACACACACCGCAAAGCGTGTTCTCAGCCGACTTTCTGGACAATACGGACCTGCAGCTGCACTGGTAG
- the mrtfab gene encoding myocardin related transcription factor Ab isoform X5, with protein MPPLKSPAAFHEQRRSLERARTEDYLKRKIRSRPERSELVRMHILEETSAEPSLQAKQLQLKRARLADDLNDKISHRPGPIELVHKNILSVNCHLQHSLLDSPKGNGGESSSLDEDSSDALSPDQLTNQDSPLSAVPQVSPSDVLTQNGDLSPTQFLTQPPAPPPPPPPPPPPLLNGSASSPLPKITNGTTVTSGSSRHSAGQVKAKTSSDRPPQRPKKAKDSKPKVKKLKYHQYIPPDQKADKERPPQMDSSYAKLLQQQQLFLQLQILSQQQQHYNYHTILPAPPKPQTEQPPTTNSGPSPSRTAHTTTTTASSSQTGTARHSQTAVGGAKPATLPANLDEFKVAELKQELKLRGLTVSGTKNDLIERLRNYQEQNGGTATVSKNGILQSGLQGTTSAASTTTSSLTTTSTSDHQSVEGGFKLSLSSLAQAVPGRVMRFGSTSSSPPVSPTPSERSLAGMSPDETSCNGDMFGEMVSSPLTQLTLHPSPQHPANVSPLAVKDEIQSSCSLSRSSPAFVQTPEPGAAMDTSSMDKDQMLQEKDKQIEELTRMLRQKQRLVETLRSQLEQGKMAGGIVVKREGSDKSKTSPEVKLQTLIKASAIQPPTLPNGIVLKVKKEVEPEEGMEGVTEEALSKKQVPTMQCSQETLLRLQQIQRMQLQQSDQQKQQPQPKQQQSQAQLTKAAEPKPNTQKQQHQKKEAQLLIHQQQQLQQLIFQQTQQKHLQAQQKITQQKLAQQKQVQQNQLKQTQGQQQAQQKNQVQLKQVQLQIQNQTVTSQKPALSQTQQRKQLKAQQRQQQKQQTSAATTQQVTPVIIKQQNGTPVHTQAISLDLLKANGTPTLVTDTNGNHYLIALTSHTTDGQNGVSSLAKTNGRITLQRLNSTPSKLPSTDSQSKGQAEAEPVSQPSKKGQKAGLHLDAKGDPQPSQPVTAPPNLQPFFDDISDNESQNNLMSSLKRQEVCPPYDRHTLFTPPSPKPNTSLPSQRSRPENGLNSQQMDDLFDILLKSGEIPGFKANPDPSLPPLHSDPPSPSTAPTPLHLSPPTPTEAFISPEPSVGEPCSGSGRLEDFLESTTGTPLLGIESDGGLALIDDLHSQMLSTPSILDHPPSPMDTSDLGFSPHSAGLDFGDPNLDSMDWLDMVGSASGGSEGNRGERGGGDGGTSLAPLAPHTPQSVFSADFLDNTDLQLHW; from the exons ATGCCAC CACTGAAGAGCCCAGCAGCCTTTCACGAACAGCGGAGGAGTCTGGAGCGAGCAAGG ACTGAGGACTACCTAAAGAGGAAGATCCGGAGTCGTCCTGAGCGCTCCGAGCTGGTCAGGATGCACATTCTGGAGG AGACGTCGGCAGAGCCGTCTCTGCAGGCTAAGCAGCTGCAGCTGAAGAGAGCACGACTGGCCGACGACCTCAATGACAAAATCTCTCACAGACCGGGTCCCATCGAGCTGGTCCACAAGAACATCCTGTCTGTTAACTGCCATCTGCAGCACTCACTCCTAG ATTCTCCAAAGGGAAACGGAGGAGAGAGCTCATCTTTGGACGAAGACAGCAGTGATGCTCTGTCACCTGACCAGCTAACCAATCAGGACTCTCCCCTGAGCGCTGTCCCTCAGGTCTCCCCCTCAGACGTGCTCACCCAGAATGGAGACCTCTCCCCCACGCAG TTTCTCACACAGCCTCCtgctccacctccaccaccacctccgCCGCCCCCTCCCTTGTTGAATGGGTCCGCTTCGTCCCCTCTACCTAAAATTACAAACGGGACAACGGTGACCTCTGGATCCTCCCGCCATTCTGCTGGACAGGTCAAG GCCAAGACGAGTTCAGACCGCCCTCCACAGAGACCTAAGAAAGCAAAGGACAGCAaaccaaag gtgaagaagctgaagtACCATCAGTACATCCCCCCCGACCAGAAGGCTGACAAGGAGCGTCCGCCTCAGATGGATTCGTCTTATGCGAAGctgctccagcagcagcagctcttccTGCAGCTGCAGATTctcagtcagcagcagcagcactacaACTACCACACCATCCTGCCCGCCCCTCCCAA GCCACAAACGGAGCAGCCTCCCACAACCAACTCTGGCCCTTCCCCCTCCCGTACCGCTCacacaacaaccaccacagcttCCTCGAGTCAAACGGGGACGGCCCGTCACAGCCAAACCGCAGTGGGAGGAGCCAAACCAGCTACTCTGCCAGCCAACCTGGATGAGTTCAAA GTTGCTGAGCTGAAACAAGAACTGAAATTGCGGGGTTTGACCGTCTCAGGCACCAAGAATGACCTAATTGAGAGGCTCCGTAACTACCAAGAACAAAATGGGGGAACCGCAACTGTTTCAAAGAATGGCATTTTGCAGTCCGGCTTGCAGGGCACGACCTCAGCTGCTAGCACCACCACATCTTCTCTCACCACAACTTCCACCTCTGACCACCAGTCAGTAGAGGGTGGGTTTAAGTTGTCTCTGTCCTCACTGGCTCAGGCAGTTCCAGGGCGGGTGATGCGGTTTGGCAGCACCAGCTCGAGCCCTCCGGTGTCGCCGACTCCGTCAGAGAGGTCGTTAGCTGGAATGAGTCCAGATGAGACCAGCTGCAATGGAGACATGTTTGGAGAAATG GTGAGCTCTCCGCTGACCCAGCTCACCTTGCACCCCTCTCCTCAGCACCCAGCAAATGTCTCTCCACTCGCAGTCAAAGATGAGATCCAGAGCTCTTGCAGTCTGTCCAGGTCCTCACCTGCATTTGTCCAAACCCCCGAGCCTGGAGCAGCCATGGACACGTCATCTATGGATAAAGACCAGATGCTCCAGGAGAAGGATAAACAGATCGAGGAGCTCACCAGGATGCTGAGGCAAAAGCAGAGGCTGGTGGAGACTCTCAGGTCCCAGCTGGAGCAAGGCAAGATGGCAGGTGGGATAGTGGTCAAGAGGGAAGGAAGCGATAAGAGCAAAACATCCCCAGAGGTTAAGCTCCAAACTCTAATAAAAGCCTCAGCCATTCAGCCCCCTACGCTCCCTAATGGCATCGTGTTGAAGGTCAAAAAGGAGGTAGAGCCAGAGGAAGGAATGGAGGGAGTAACAGAGGAAGCTCTGTCAAAGAAGCAGGTCCCGACGATGCAGTGCTCCCAGGAGACTCTGCTCAGGCTGCAGCAGATTCAGCGGATGCAGCTCCAACAGTCTGatcaacaaaaacagcaaccaCAACCAAAACAGCAACAAAGTCAGGCGCAGCTGACGAAGGCCGCAGAACCCAAACCGAATactcaaaaacagcagcaccaaAAGAAAGAGGCTCAACTCCTgatccaccagcagcagcagctgcagcagctcatCTTCCAGCAGACCCAACAGAAACACCTCCAGGCTCAGCAGAAGATAACGCAGCAGAAACTGGCCCAGCAGAAGCAAGTACAGCAAAACCAGCTCAAGCAAACCCAAGGGCAGCAGCAGGCTCAGCAGAAGAACCAGGTTCAGCTAAAGCAGGTTCAGCTGCAGATCCAAAACCAGACGGTGACAAGTCAGAAACCcgcactgagccaaactcagcagaggaagcagctgaaagctcagcagaggcagcagcagaaacagcagaCATCAGCAGCCACAACACAACAG GTGACTCCAGTCATCATCAAGCAACAGAATGGCACACCAGTGCACACTCAAGCCATCTCATTAGACCTCCTTAAGGCCAATGGCACACCTACACTGGTGACAGACACCAACGGGAACCACTACCTAATCGCTCTCACCAGTCACACCACAGATGGACAGAATGGAGTGTCCTCATTGGCCAAAACCAATGGACGGATCACACTGCAG AGATTGAATTCGACTCCAAGTAAACTGCCCAGCACCGACAGCCAATCAAAAGGTCAGGCAGAGGCGGAGCCTGTGAGCCAACCAAGCAAAAAG GGACAAAAAGCGGGGCTGCACTTAGACGCCAAAGGTGATCCACAACCCAGCCAGCCCGTCACCGCTCCACCCAACCTGCAGCCTTTCTTTGACGACATTTCAGACAATGAAAGCCAAAACAACTTAATGTCATCTCTCAAG AGACAGGAGGTGTGTCCGCCTTACGACCGACACACACTGTTCACCCCTCCCTCTCCTAAACCCAACACCTCCCTTCCTTCTCAGCGCTCCAGA CCAGAGAATGGCCTGAACAGCCAGCAGATGGACGACCTATTTGACATCCTGCTCAAAAGTGGAG AAATCCCCGGCTTCAAGGCCAACCCGGACCCTTCCCTCCCCCCTCTCCACTCTGACCCACCTTCTCCATCCACTGCCCCAACCCCCCTCCACCTGTCTCCTCCCACCCCCACAGAGGCCTTCATCTCCCCGGAGCCTTCGGTGGGAGAGCCCTGCTCAGGCAGCGGGCGTCTGGAGGACTTCTTGGAGAGCACGACGGGCACCCCACTGCTGGGCATAGAGTCCGACGGCGGCCTGGCGCTGATCGATGACCTCCACAGCCAGATGTTGAGCACGCCCAGCATCCTGGaccaccccccctcccccatgGACACATCTGACCTGGGCTTCTCCCCGCATTCTGCGGGGCTGGACTTTGGCGACCCCAACCTGGATAGCATGGACTGGTTGGACATGGTAGGGAGCGCAAGTGGAGGTAGCGAGGGCAAtagaggagagcgaggaggtgGAGACGGAGGGACGAGTTTAGCTCCGTTGGCGCCACACACACCGCAAAGCGTGTTCTCAGCCGACTTTCTGGACAATACGGACCTGCAGCTGCACTGGTAG
- the mrtfab gene encoding myocardin related transcription factor Ab isoform X3, whose product MDSQKGEEPNPGSMEVASVPGSASSPQSDAVTSELQELSLQPAPNLLPIQERKNVLQLKLQQRRTREELVSQGIMPPLKSPAAFHEQRRSLERARTEDYLKRKIRSRPERSELVRMHILEETSAEPSLQAKQLQLKRARLADDLNDKISHRPGPIELVHKNILSVNCHLQHSLLDSPKGNGGESSSLDEDSSDALSPDQLTNQDSPLSAVPQVSPSDVLTQNGDLSPTQFLTQPPAPPPPPPPPPPPLLNGSASSPLPKITNGTTVTSGSSRHSAGQVKAKTSSDRPPQRPKKAKDSKPKVKKLKYHQYIPPDQKADKERPPQMDSSYAKLLQQQQLFLQLQILSQQQQHYNYHTILPAPPKPQTEQPPTTNSGPSPSRTAHTTTTTASSSQTGTARHSQTAVGGAKPATLPANLDEFKVAELKQELKLRGLTVSGTKNDLIERLRNYQEQNGGTATVSKNGILQSGLQGTTSAASTTTSSLTTTSTSDHQSVEGGFKLSLSSLAQAVPGRVMRFGSTSSSPPVSPTPSERSLAGMSPDETSCNGDMFGEMVSSPLTQLTLHPSPQHPANVSPLAVKDEIQSSCSLSRSSPAFVQTPEPGAAMDTSSMDKDQMLQEKDKQIEELTRMLRQKQRLVETLRSQLEQGKMAGGIVVKREGSDKSKTSPEVKLQTLIKASAIQPPTLPNGIVLKVKKEVEPEEGMEGVTEEALSKKQVPTMQCSQETLLRLQQIQRMQLQQSDQQKQQPQPKQQQSQAQLTKAAEPKPNTQKQQHQKKEAQLLIHQQQQLQQLIFQQTQQKHLQAQQKITQQKLAQQKQVQQNQLKQTQGQQQAQQKNQVQLKQVQLQIQNQTVTSQKPALSQTQQRKQLKAQQRQQQKQQTSAATTQQVTPVIIKQQNGTPVHTQAISLDLLKANGTPTLVTDTNGNHYLIALTSHTTDGQNGVSSLAKTNGRITLQRLNSTPSKLPSTDSQSKGQAEAEPVSQPSKKGQKAGLHLDAKGDPQPSQPVTAPPNLQPFFDDISDNESQNNLMSSLKPENGLNSQQMDDLFDILLKSGEIPGFKANPDPSLPPLHSDPPSPSTAPTPLHLSPPTPTEAFISPEPSVGEPCSGSGRLEDFLESTTGTPLLGIESDGGLALIDDLHSQMLSTPSILDHPPSPMDTSDLGFSPHSAGLDFGDPNLDSMDWLDMVGSASGGSEGNRGERGGGDGGTSLAPLAPHTPQSVFSADFLDNTDLQLHW is encoded by the exons TCCTCCAGCTCAAACTTCAGCAGAGACGCACACGAGAGGAGCTGGTCAGCCAGGGGATCATGCCAC CACTGAAGAGCCCAGCAGCCTTTCACGAACAGCGGAGGAGTCTGGAGCGAGCAAGG ACTGAGGACTACCTAAAGAGGAAGATCCGGAGTCGTCCTGAGCGCTCCGAGCTGGTCAGGATGCACATTCTGGAGG AGACGTCGGCAGAGCCGTCTCTGCAGGCTAAGCAGCTGCAGCTGAAGAGAGCACGACTGGCCGACGACCTCAATGACAAAATCTCTCACAGACCGGGTCCCATCGAGCTGGTCCACAAGAACATCCTGTCTGTTAACTGCCATCTGCAGCACTCACTCCTAG ATTCTCCAAAGGGAAACGGAGGAGAGAGCTCATCTTTGGACGAAGACAGCAGTGATGCTCTGTCACCTGACCAGCTAACCAATCAGGACTCTCCCCTGAGCGCTGTCCCTCAGGTCTCCCCCTCAGACGTGCTCACCCAGAATGGAGACCTCTCCCCCACGCAG TTTCTCACACAGCCTCCtgctccacctccaccaccacctccgCCGCCCCCTCCCTTGTTGAATGGGTCCGCTTCGTCCCCTCTACCTAAAATTACAAACGGGACAACGGTGACCTCTGGATCCTCCCGCCATTCTGCTGGACAGGTCAAG GCCAAGACGAGTTCAGACCGCCCTCCACAGAGACCTAAGAAAGCAAAGGACAGCAaaccaaag gtgaagaagctgaagtACCATCAGTACATCCCCCCCGACCAGAAGGCTGACAAGGAGCGTCCGCCTCAGATGGATTCGTCTTATGCGAAGctgctccagcagcagcagctcttccTGCAGCTGCAGATTctcagtcagcagcagcagcactacaACTACCACACCATCCTGCCCGCCCCTCCCAA GCCACAAACGGAGCAGCCTCCCACAACCAACTCTGGCCCTTCCCCCTCCCGTACCGCTCacacaacaaccaccacagcttCCTCGAGTCAAACGGGGACGGCCCGTCACAGCCAAACCGCAGTGGGAGGAGCCAAACCAGCTACTCTGCCAGCCAACCTGGATGAGTTCAAA GTTGCTGAGCTGAAACAAGAACTGAAATTGCGGGGTTTGACCGTCTCAGGCACCAAGAATGACCTAATTGAGAGGCTCCGTAACTACCAAGAACAAAATGGGGGAACCGCAACTGTTTCAAAGAATGGCATTTTGCAGTCCGGCTTGCAGGGCACGACCTCAGCTGCTAGCACCACCACATCTTCTCTCACCACAACTTCCACCTCTGACCACCAGTCAGTAGAGGGTGGGTTTAAGTTGTCTCTGTCCTCACTGGCTCAGGCAGTTCCAGGGCGGGTGATGCGGTTTGGCAGCACCAGCTCGAGCCCTCCGGTGTCGCCGACTCCGTCAGAGAGGTCGTTAGCTGGAATGAGTCCAGATGAGACCAGCTGCAATGGAGACATGTTTGGAGAAATG GTGAGCTCTCCGCTGACCCAGCTCACCTTGCACCCCTCTCCTCAGCACCCAGCAAATGTCTCTCCACTCGCAGTCAAAGATGAGATCCAGAGCTCTTGCAGTCTGTCCAGGTCCTCACCTGCATTTGTCCAAACCCCCGAGCCTGGAGCAGCCATGGACACGTCATCTATGGATAAAGACCAGATGCTCCAGGAGAAGGATAAACAGATCGAGGAGCTCACCAGGATGCTGAGGCAAAAGCAGAGGCTGGTGGAGACTCTCAGGTCCCAGCTGGAGCAAGGCAAGATGGCAGGTGGGATAGTGGTCAAGAGGGAAGGAAGCGATAAGAGCAAAACATCCCCAGAGGTTAAGCTCCAAACTCTAATAAAAGCCTCAGCCATTCAGCCCCCTACGCTCCCTAATGGCATCGTGTTGAAGGTCAAAAAGGAGGTAGAGCCAGAGGAAGGAATGGAGGGAGTAACAGAGGAAGCTCTGTCAAAGAAGCAGGTCCCGACGATGCAGTGCTCCCAGGAGACTCTGCTCAGGCTGCAGCAGATTCAGCGGATGCAGCTCCAACAGTCTGatcaacaaaaacagcaaccaCAACCAAAACAGCAACAAAGTCAGGCGCAGCTGACGAAGGCCGCAGAACCCAAACCGAATactcaaaaacagcagcaccaaAAGAAAGAGGCTCAACTCCTgatccaccagcagcagcagctgcagcagctcatCTTCCAGCAGACCCAACAGAAACACCTCCAGGCTCAGCAGAAGATAACGCAGCAGAAACTGGCCCAGCAGAAGCAAGTACAGCAAAACCAGCTCAAGCAAACCCAAGGGCAGCAGCAGGCTCAGCAGAAGAACCAGGTTCAGCTAAAGCAGGTTCAGCTGCAGATCCAAAACCAGACGGTGACAAGTCAGAAACCcgcactgagccaaactcagcagaggaagcagctgaaagctcagcagaggcagcagcagaaacagcagaCATCAGCAGCCACAACACAACAG GTGACTCCAGTCATCATCAAGCAACAGAATGGCACACCAGTGCACACTCAAGCCATCTCATTAGACCTCCTTAAGGCCAATGGCACACCTACACTGGTGACAGACACCAACGGGAACCACTACCTAATCGCTCTCACCAGTCACACCACAGATGGACAGAATGGAGTGTCCTCATTGGCCAAAACCAATGGACGGATCACACTGCAG AGATTGAATTCGACTCCAAGTAAACTGCCCAGCACCGACAGCCAATCAAAAGGTCAGGCAGAGGCGGAGCCTGTGAGCCAACCAAGCAAAAAG GGACAAAAAGCGGGGCTGCACTTAGACGCCAAAGGTGATCCACAACCCAGCCAGCCCGTCACCGCTCCACCCAACCTGCAGCCTTTCTTTGACGACATTTCAGACAATGAAAGCCAAAACAACTTAATGTCATCTCTCAAG CCAGAGAATGGCCTGAACAGCCAGCAGATGGACGACCTATTTGACATCCTGCTCAAAAGTGGAG AAATCCCCGGCTTCAAGGCCAACCCGGACCCTTCCCTCCCCCCTCTCCACTCTGACCCACCTTCTCCATCCACTGCCCCAACCCCCCTCCACCTGTCTCCTCCCACCCCCACAGAGGCCTTCATCTCCCCGGAGCCTTCGGTGGGAGAGCCCTGCTCAGGCAGCGGGCGTCTGGAGGACTTCTTGGAGAGCACGACGGGCACCCCACTGCTGGGCATAGAGTCCGACGGCGGCCTGGCGCTGATCGATGACCTCCACAGCCAGATGTTGAGCACGCCCAGCATCCTGGaccaccccccctcccccatgGACACATCTGACCTGGGCTTCTCCCCGCATTCTGCGGGGCTGGACTTTGGCGACCCCAACCTGGATAGCATGGACTGGTTGGACATGGTAGGGAGCGCAAGTGGAGGTAGCGAGGGCAAtagaggagagcgaggaggtgGAGACGGAGGGACGAGTTTAGCTCCGTTGGCGCCACACACACCGCAAAGCGTGTTCTCAGCCGACTTTCTGGACAATACGGACCTGCAGCTGCACTGGTAG